A genomic stretch from Setaria italica strain Yugu1 chromosome VII, Setaria_italica_v2.0, whole genome shotgun sequence includes:
- the LOC101774143 gene encoding exocyst complex component EXO70B1, translating to MDSRSQAPYKCSSFSQATTRDDGGRTREVDRNFSLGALRDKRDVHHGGTREQAIKEEDEQEDGEGTAGHGENGGDGAGSAGGEPDLAALSAEIDAFISGQDGDAPVTVSEATLEKFASAVELVIARSEGAEDKWAAEASGEPSPLLAPITRIAALASALGKSPEGGGSKHTAAVHRVTGVLHRAMAFLEDEFHALLEDPRVPKAANEQGAHEPDRCVLRPPPSDASAGPGKEAAPPYPPETVERLRAMADAMITAGYSTECMQMFLVARRNAFDAALQGLGYEKSNIDDVVKMTWEALEAEIVTWTKAFRHAINVGLSTEHDLCTRVFAGRHAAAGRGIFADLARCVMLHMLSFTEAVAMTKRAAEKLSKVLDMYEAVRDASPVVEAFLAADEPTNNSALTELKSEIASVRSRLSESAAAIFRELQGSIRADAGKQPVPGGAVHPLTRYVMNYLKYACDYNSTLEQVFRDGGGGGGDNPFASQLMEVMELLHGNLEAKSRLYKDPSLSNIFLMNNGRYMLQKIRGSSEINAMLGEAWARKQSTNLRQYHKNYQRETWSRVLGLLRDDGVLTVKGHVQKPVLKERFKQFNAAMDEIQRTQGAWVVSDEQLQSELRVSIAAVVVPAYRSFLGRFSQHFSAGRQTEKYVKLSAEDVETIIDELFDGNATSMVRRRT from the coding sequence ATGGACAGCCGGAGCCAGGCGCCCTACAAGTGCAGCAGCTTCTCGCAGGCCACCacccgcgacgacggcggccggacCCGGGAGGTCGACCGCAACTTCTccctcggcgccctccgcgaCAAGAGGGACGTGCACCACGGCGGCACCAGGGAGCAGGCCAtcaaggaggaggacgagcaaGAGGACGGCGAAGGCACCGCCGGCCATGGGGAAAACGGCGGCGACGGTGCGGGTTCCGCGGGTGGGGAACCGGATCTTGCCGCGCTGTCGGCGGAGATTGACGCGTTCATCTCGGGGCAGGACGGGGACGCGCCGGTGACCGTCTCGGAGGCGACGCTGGAGAAGTTCGCTTCCGCCGTCGAGCTGGTTATCGCGCGGtcggagggcgccgaggacaAGTGGGCGGCGGAGGCCAGCGGCGAGCCGTCGCCGCTGCTCGCCCCGATCACGCGCATCGCGGCGCTCGCGTCCGCGCTCGGCAAGAGcccggagggcggcggcagcaagcaCACCGCCGCCGTGCACCGGGTCACCGGCGTGCTCCACCGGGCCATGGCGTTCCTCGAGGACGAGTTCCACGCGCTGCTCGAAGACCCGCGCGTCCCCAAGGCAGCGAACGAGCAGGGCGCCCACGAGCCCGACCGGTGcgtcctccggccgccgccgtcggacgCCAGCGCCGGCCCCGGGAAGGAGGCCGCGCCCCCTTACCCACCGGAGACCGTTGAGCGGCTCCGGGCCATGGCCGACGCCATGATCACCGCCGGGTACTCGACGGAGTGCATGCAGATGTTCCTGGTGGCGCGGCGGAACGCGTTCGACGCGGCGCTGCAGGGGCTCGGGTACGAGAAGTCcaacatcgacgacgttgtaaAGATGACGtgggaggcgctggaggcggAGATCGTGACGTGGACCAAGGCGTTCCGGCACGCCATCAACGTCGGCCTCTCGACGGAGCACGACCTGTGCACCCGCGTGTTCGCCGgccggcacgccgccgcagGGCGCGGCATCTTCGCCGACCTGGCGCGCTGCGTGATGCTGCACATGCTGAGCTTCACGGAGGCCGTGGCCATGACCAAGCGCGCCGCCGAGAAGCTATCCAAGGTGCTGGACATGTACGAGGCCGTCCGCGACGCGTCCCCGGTCGTCGaggccttcctcgccgccgacgagcccaCCAACAACTCCGCCCTGACGGAGCTCAAGTCCGAGATCGCCTCCGTGCGGTCCCGCCTGAGCGAGTCGGCCGCCGCCATCTTCCGCGAGCTGCAGGGCTCGATCCGCGCCGACGCCGGCAAGCAGCCGGTCCCGGGCGGCGCCGTGCACCCGCTGACCCGGTACGTGATGAACTACCTCAAGTACGCGTGCGACTACAACAGCACGCTGGAGCAGGTGttccgggacggcggcggcggcggcggcgacaaccCGTTCGCGTCGCAGCTGATGGAGgtgatggagctgctgcacggcAACCTGGAGGCCAAGTCGCGGCTGTACAAGGACCCGTCGCTGAGCAACATCTTCCTGATGAACAACGGGCGGTACATGCTGCAGAAGATCCGAGGCTCGTCGGAGATCAACGCCATGCTTGGCGAGGCGTGGGCGCGGAAGCAGTCGACGAACCTGCGGCAGTACCACAAGAACTACCAGCGGGAGACGTGGAGCCGCGTACTGGGCCTGCTCCGCGACGACGGCGTGCTCACCGTCAAGGGCCACGTGCAGAAGCCGGTGCTCAAGGAGAGGTTCAAGCAGTTCAACGCCGCCATGGACGAGATCCAGCGGACGCAGGGGGCGTGGGTGGTCAGCGACGAGCAGCTGCAGTCGGAGCTGCGCgtctccatcgccgccgtcgtcgtgccgGCGTACCGCTCATTCCTCGGACGCTTCTCGCAGCACTTCAGCGCCGGCAGGCAGACGGAGAAGTACGTCAAACTCAGCGCCGAGGACGTGGAGACCATCATCGACGAGCTCTTCGACGGCAACGCCACGTCCATGGTCAGGAGGAGGACATGA
- the LOC101753067 gene encoding citrate-binding protein, which translates to MEDAVVGSAVGEEHHVLFGEVLDDAHLMEVDVELLFKGLDDVVRSCVVLSAGAAADPTLGFTAVELTEDKFKLHKPYDLPPEQRYEFGNGVRRMWVYCTDKPFSPGSPTKPRSEILLNVATYTTGVWQFEGYGYVPAGTSGVSVMQVFGASGRNTTLMLHVYGGRLMYYNDETRVVDGDIYDRWFRLNVVHDVDAGMLTVFVDGEERLAVEGHGGYRHYFKFGVYTQTDPSHYMESRWRDVKVYAKF; encoded by the exons ATGGAGGATGCGGTTGTAGGCTCTGCAGTAGGAGAAGAACACCATGTACTATTCGGGGAAGTGCTTGACGACGCGCACCTCATGGAAGTTGATGTGGAGTTGCTCTTCAAGGGCCTCGATGACGTGGTGCGGTCCTGTGTCGTGCT CTCCGCCGGTGCCGCTGCTGACCCGACCCTTGGTTTCACCGCCGTCGAGCTCACGGAGGACAAGTTCAAGCTGCACAAGCCGTACGACCTGCCGCCGGAGCAGCGGTACGAGTTCGGCAACGGCGTGCGGCGGATGTGGGTGTACTGCACCGACAAGCCCTTCAGCCCCGGCAGCCCCACCAAGCCGCGCTCCGAGATTCTCCTAAACGTA GCGACGTACACGACCGGGGTGTGGCAGTTCGAGGGCTACGGCTACGTGCCAGCGGGCACGTCGGGGGTGTCGGTGATGCAGGTGTTCGGCGCGTCGGGGCGCAACACGACGCTGATGCTGCACGTCTACGGCGGCCGGCTCATGTATTACAACGACGAGACGCGGGTCGTCGACGGCGACATCTACGACCGGTGGTTCCGGCTAAACGTCGTCCATGACGTGGACGCCGGGATGCTCACCGTGTTCGTCGATGGCGAGGAGAGGCTCGCCGTCGAGGGACACGGTGGGTACCGGCACTACTTCAAGTTCGGGGTGTACACGCAGACGGACCCCTCGCACTACATGGAGTCGCGGTGGAGGGATGTCAAGGTATACGCCAAATTTTGA